A region from the Hirundo rustica isolate bHirRus1 unplaced genomic scaffold, bHirRus1.pri.v3 scaffold_545_arrow_ctg1, whole genome shotgun sequence genome encodes:
- the LOC120748112 gene encoding zinc finger protein 239-like — protein sequence MEEEEKPRRCRRRRGCKPSAGSCEEQRPPLWQEGGQRSSQSSELVEKAHGGEKPHKCLECGQGFSRRSSLIRHKRIHTGERPYECGECGMSFSRSSHLRLHQVIHTGEKPYECGECGKSFRDSSSLIQHQVIHTGDGLYTCLECGKGFGRSSNLRNHQHIHTGERPYECPECGKRFQSSSDRLRHQRIHTEERPFRCPDCGKGFKRNSHLTAHQHIHTGETPYKCPECGKSFSRGSHLTRHQQRHR from the coding sequence atggaggaggaggaaaagccccGGAGATGCCGCAGGAGGAGGGGCTGCAAACCCAGCGCAGGGAGCTGCGAGGAGCAAAGACCCCCCCTGTGGCAGGAGGGCGGCCAGAGATCCAGCCAGAGCTCCGAGCTGGTGGAGAAGGCTCATGgaggggagaagccccacaagtgcttggaATGTGGGCAGGGTTTCAGCCGGAGATCCAGTCTGATCCGGCACAAGAGGATTCACACtggggaacggccctatgagtgtggggagtgtgggatgagcttcagccgGAGCTCCCACCTGAGGCTACACCaggtgatccacactggggaaaagccctatgagtgtggggaatgtgggaagagcttcagagaCAGCTCCAGTCTGATCCAGCACCaggtgatccacactggggatgGGCTCTACACctgcttggaatgtgggaagggctttgGACGGAGCTCCAACCTGAGGAATCACCAGCacatccacaccggggagaggccctacgagtgtcccgagtgtgggaagaggtttcagtcCAGCTCTGATCGCCTCAGACAtcagcggattcacacagaggagaggcccttccgctgccccgactgtgggaagggcttcaagcgcAACTCACACCTCACTGCCCACCAGCacatccacaccggggagacGCCCTAcaagtgtcctgagtgtgggaagagcttctccagGGGTTCTCACTTGACCCGACACCAACAGAGGCACCGCTAA